Proteins encoded together in one Ralstonia insidiosa window:
- a CDS encoding fimbrial biogenesis chaperone, with amino-acid sequence MKIKNHLIGACVLAPLALLASVAAQAEVIVHGTRVLFPGKEREVTVRIQNTGKRPALVQAWADDGTNEKSTPEMANAPFVLRPPMFRLDQGKSQVLRILSTAANLPKDRESLYWLNVLDIPPAPSSAKTEVDATPINYMQLSVRTRLKLIYRPEGLNAVDAAEAQEHLQWSVVSHGSGWALQANNPTPYYVNLSSVGLSANGQNYPYGDIGLVAPASVAVFPLKGLNHKPAAGDVQFQYVNDQGAVRAQSVPLAQAAR; translated from the coding sequence ATGAAGATCAAGAACCATCTGATTGGCGCTTGCGTACTTGCGCCGCTGGCGTTGCTCGCCAGCGTGGCTGCACAAGCCGAGGTCATTGTGCACGGCACCCGAGTTCTCTTTCCTGGCAAGGAGCGTGAGGTCACAGTCCGGATTCAGAATACCGGTAAGCGCCCAGCGCTGGTCCAAGCTTGGGCAGATGACGGCACCAATGAAAAGTCGACGCCGGAAATGGCCAATGCGCCGTTTGTGTTGCGCCCCCCGATGTTCCGTCTTGATCAGGGTAAGAGCCAAGTGCTGCGCATCCTGTCGACTGCTGCAAACCTGCCCAAAGACCGTGAGAGCCTGTACTGGCTCAACGTGCTCGACATTCCGCCAGCACCTTCTTCTGCCAAGACTGAAGTCGATGCGACACCGATCAACTACATGCAGCTCAGCGTGCGTACGCGTCTGAAGCTGATCTATCGCCCTGAAGGGTTGAATGCGGTGGACGCAGCAGAGGCCCAGGAACACCTGCAGTGGTCTGTCGTTTCTCATGGCAGCGGCTGGGCTCTGCAAGCCAACAACCCGACGCCGTACTACGTCAACCTCAGTAGCGTGGGCTTGAGCGCCAATGGGCAGAACTACCCGTATGGCGACATCGGCCTGGTGGCACCGGCGTCTGTCGCGGTGTTCCCGCTCAAAGGCTTGAATCACAAGCCCGCAGCTGGCGACGTGCAGTTCCAGTACGTGAATGACCAAGGCGCAGTGCGCGCCCAATCGGTTCCGCTGGCACAAGCCGCACGCTGA
- a CDS encoding inverse autotransporter beta domain-containing protein, producing the protein MKTPGRKTPPRRQGWQAWGKRIALTQIAAQIGLIVGPLYTAHVYAQEADANAQEQQQTEQQKQQDAHLQKLAEITQQIGQSVSTPNGNVDLKGMAGQQISGAAAEAAQNALSQFGTARVDLGAVHDMRNFSGAVDTLIPLVDTESNLFFTQLGLRRNDGQFTGNLGFGHRHFTDNWMLGYNAFYDQNISRGHQRFGVGIEAWRDYLKLSGNAYVRISDWKASPDLLDYDERPANGFDLRAEGYLPSMPSLGAKLMYEQYFGNEVGLFGPSNRASNPAAVTVGLNYTPIPLVSIGVDHRRGNGGNSTSANVQFTYQLGQPWSKQIDPAQVAARRSLAGSRTDLVERNNNIVLEYRKRQMIKLNLPAQVTGKSANTVDLHYTVEAKHGLGRIQWQDGALVAAGGAIVDAGGGNYQVRMPLYQAGTANAYPLTGVAYDVQGNASQMAATTVIVSPGDPDAAKSTVSASPLMIPATGKGVSVVTINLADKDGNAIGGAAETLSATLTETLDAAGATVFSLPPQPATLGTVAEVQPGVYQVTVTSGTRPGTLVVSPKVQDAALAEVTIAEVADAESARFEAGNFVVVADGAVATGTATNQVKARVTDEAGNALAGITVAFSLSGSAQVAGGGSLNVKTDADGYAVLAFTDVKAEVVTIGASLVNGASASVQATFIADAATASLTGSDIGVDKPVVIANGIDRAQFSATVKDANGNVVPGVTVEWKTDVGALSGTSSTTDANGVATANLSHMLAGIAQVTAKVGSATAVNAPTVTFVGDSSSAGIGSGDFTVDKTTIVANDTDIATYTAIVKDAKGNVVVGVPVAWATDLGTLSAETTPTDATGTAKVSLHGTKAGTAQVTAQVNATPVDAPKVTLTADSASAGIGSDGVTVDKTSVGADGTDVATFKALVKDANGNPVRDVDVTWSTTFGNLGGTTSKTDANGIATVTLSSTALGAAQVQARLGSSAAVDAPVVTFIGSIATARISALTSSIAKITATGGESTTLTATVTDAAGHAVPDATVDWSTTAGDLAGATSNTGADGKATVTFTAVRTETTNGTATITAGINSTTRDTNVTLRTVLEAGGKYYWTQNTDYKPTSEANSDAMCSAHGGGTTATQADLQAFATAGGDFKGMKVTGEYAGATYGGWYRLGGTWTTTAGKFDSTGDPVGHTLPPGMLDNISVCVK; encoded by the coding sequence ATGAAGACACCAGGACGCAAGACACCGCCGCGCCGACAGGGCTGGCAAGCATGGGGCAAGCGCATCGCCCTCACCCAAATTGCTGCGCAGATTGGCCTGATCGTTGGCCCCCTCTACACCGCGCACGTGTATGCGCAAGAGGCCGACGCCAACGCACAAGAGCAACAGCAAACCGAACAGCAAAAGCAGCAAGACGCCCACCTGCAAAAGCTGGCCGAGATCACCCAGCAGATCGGCCAATCGGTCAGCACGCCCAACGGCAACGTTGACCTCAAGGGCATGGCTGGCCAGCAAATCAGCGGCGCCGCCGCCGAGGCCGCACAGAACGCCCTGAGCCAGTTCGGCACCGCCCGTGTGGACCTGGGCGCCGTGCACGACATGCGCAACTTCAGCGGTGCGGTCGACACGCTCATTCCGCTGGTCGATACCGAATCGAACCTGTTCTTCACCCAGCTCGGCCTGCGTCGCAACGACGGCCAGTTCACCGGCAACCTCGGCTTTGGCCACCGCCACTTCACCGACAACTGGATGCTCGGCTACAACGCCTTCTACGACCAGAACATCAGCCGCGGCCATCAGCGCTTCGGCGTCGGTATCGAAGCCTGGCGCGACTACCTCAAGCTCTCGGGCAACGCGTACGTGCGCATCTCCGACTGGAAGGCCTCGCCTGACCTGCTCGACTACGACGAGCGTCCGGCCAACGGTTTCGACCTGCGTGCCGAAGGCTATCTGCCGTCCATGCCCAGCCTGGGCGCCAAGCTGATGTATGAGCAGTACTTCGGTAACGAAGTCGGCCTGTTTGGCCCGAGCAACCGTGCGTCGAACCCGGCGGCGGTGACCGTGGGCCTGAACTACACCCCGATCCCGCTGGTGAGCATTGGTGTGGACCACCGTCGTGGCAATGGTGGCAACAGCACCAGCGCCAACGTGCAGTTCACGTATCAACTGGGCCAGCCGTGGTCCAAGCAGATCGACCCTGCCCAAGTGGCCGCACGCCGCAGCCTGGCCGGCAGCCGTACCGACCTGGTCGAGCGCAACAACAACATCGTGCTCGAATACCGCAAGCGCCAGATGATCAAGCTGAACTTGCCCGCGCAAGTGACGGGCAAGAGCGCGAACACGGTCGACCTGCACTACACCGTGGAGGCCAAGCACGGCCTGGGCCGCATCCAGTGGCAAGACGGTGCACTGGTGGCTGCCGGTGGCGCCATCGTCGATGCGGGTGGTGGCAACTACCAAGTGCGTATGCCGCTGTACCAAGCCGGTACCGCCAACGCGTACCCGCTGACGGGCGTGGCCTATGACGTGCAGGGCAATGCCTCGCAGATGGCCGCCACGACCGTCATCGTGTCCCCGGGCGACCCCGATGCCGCCAAGTCGACCGTCAGCGCTTCGCCGCTGATGATTCCGGCCACGGGTAAGGGTGTCTCGGTCGTGACGATCAATCTGGCCGACAAGGACGGCAACGCCATTGGCGGTGCTGCTGAAACCCTGAGCGCCACGCTCACGGAAACGCTCGACGCCGCTGGCGCCACCGTCTTCTCCCTGCCGCCGCAACCGGCCACGCTGGGCACGGTGGCCGAGGTGCAGCCGGGCGTCTACCAAGTGACGGTGACCTCGGGCACGCGCCCGGGCACGCTGGTCGTGTCCCCGAAGGTGCAAGACGCCGCGCTGGCCGAGGTGACGATTGCCGAAGTGGCCGATGCAGAAAGCGCCCGCTTTGAAGCCGGCAACTTCGTCGTCGTGGCCGATGGCGCAGTCGCCACCGGCACCGCCACCAACCAAGTCAAAGCCCGTGTCACGGACGAAGCCGGCAACGCGCTGGCAGGCATCACCGTGGCCTTCAGCCTGAGCGGCTCGGCCCAAGTGGCCGGTGGTGGTTCGCTGAACGTCAAGACCGATGCCGATGGCTATGCAGTCCTTGCCTTTACCGACGTGAAGGCCGAAGTCGTGACGATTGGTGCGAGCCTGGTCAATGGCGCAAGCGCCAGCGTGCAAGCCACGTTCATTGCCGACGCCGCCACCGCCAGCCTGACCGGCAGCGACATTGGTGTCGACAAACCGGTCGTGATCGCCAACGGCATCGACCGCGCGCAATTCAGCGCTACGGTCAAGGATGCCAACGGCAACGTCGTGCCGGGTGTGACGGTGGAATGGAAGACCGATGTCGGTGCGCTGAGCGGCACGAGCAGCACGACCGATGCCAACGGCGTCGCCACGGCGAACCTGAGCCACATGCTGGCGGGCATCGCGCAAGTGACCGCCAAGGTGGGTTCGGCAACCGCCGTCAATGCGCCGACCGTGACCTTCGTGGGCGACAGCAGCAGCGCCGGCATCGGCAGCGGTGACTTCACGGTCGACAAGACGACCATCGTGGCCAACGACACGGACATCGCCACCTACACGGCGATCGTGAAGGATGCCAAGGGCAACGTGGTGGTGGGTGTGCCGGTAGCCTGGGCGACCGATCTGGGGACGTTGAGCGCGGAAACCACGCCGACCGATGCGACCGGCACGGCCAAGGTGTCCCTGCACGGCACGAAGGCTGGCACGGCCCAAGTGACGGCGCAGGTGAATGCCACGCCGGTCGACGCACCGAAGGTGACGCTCACGGCTGACAGCGCGAGCGCCGGCATCGGCAGCGACGGCGTGACCGTGGACAAGACCTCCGTCGGGGCGGATGGCACGGACGTGGCCACCTTCAAGGCACTGGTGAAGGACGCCAACGGCAACCCGGTACGGGACGTCGATGTCACGTGGAGCACCACCTTCGGCAACCTGGGCGGCACGACCAGCAAGACCGACGCAAACGGCATTGCCACCGTGACCCTGAGCAGCACTGCGCTTGGCGCAGCACAAGTGCAGGCACGTCTTGGCAGCTCGGCAGCGGTGGATGCCCCCGTGGTGACGTTCATTGGCAGCATTGCGACGGCCCGAATCTCGGCACTGACCTCCAGCATCGCCAAGATCACCGCCACCGGCGGCGAATCGACCACGCTGACGGCCACGGTGACGGATGCTGCCGGCCACGCTGTGCCAGACGCAACGGTTGACTGGTCGACCACGGCGGGCGATCTGGCGGGCGCCACATCGAACACCGGTGCCGATGGCAAAGCCACCGTCACCTTCACTGCAGTCCGTACGGAAACGACTAACGGCACCGCCACAATCACTGCGGGCATCAACAGCACGACGCGTGACACCAACGTGACCTTGCGTACGGTGTTGGAGGCGGGTGGCAAGTACTACTGGACCCAGAACACTGACTACAAGCCCACGAGTGAAGCCAATTCAGACGCCATGTGCAGTGCGCACGGTGGTGGCACGACGGCAACGCAGGCTGATTTGCAAGCTTTCGCAACCGCAGGCGGGGATTTCAAGGGCATGAAAGTGACTGGTGAGTATGCAGGTGCGACTTATGGAGGTTGGTATCGCTTGGGAGGTACTTGGACGACCACAGCCGGCAAATTCGACTCAACAGGCGACCCTGTGGGTCATACCCTGCCCCCCGGCATGCTTGACAACATCAGCGTCTGCGTGAAGTAA
- a CDS encoding fimbria/pilus outer membrane usher protein, giving the protein MSTLLLPSAAMASQAVEFNRNFLYGKSAQQVDLDRFEKGDTLPGTYSADVRINGTTVGRRDVEVRAMDNGSTAICLTPELVELFGLNATRVEARRVVSEQTGEATQLRPLPKETFCDALSNYIPDATVSFDAGEQVLDVSIPQAYLARDPRGWVSPELWDDGVTAARVGYSANHLRLNSSGGDSNYTTSVVLNAGANVGAWRFRHDGYLSDTSGAGTHYSAGRTYVQRAVPKLEAQLTLGDFTTNGDIFDSVNYRGANISSDERMLPDSQSSYAPVVRGIAQTNARVTVRQLGTVVYETMVSPGPFEIADLYGTAYGGDLQVEVTEADGRVQRFTVPFAAVPQLLREGQQRYSVTAGKLRNATTYSEPGFVEATLRRGISNQVTLFGGVTASQGYGAALFGGAVNTRLGAFSGDVTASRTNLPGQMPGFGSTMSGQSYRVTYSKNMVSTGTYFSVAAYRYSTQGYLSLSDAARLRGSLNAGLDGQNVQRQRSRVDLTVNQRLGEGNGSLYISGSSANYWSNSQRTTSYSAGYSNSWRRINYNINVQRTTEQSLFNGGNTRTNNTISLNVSIPLGKVGSNAPSMSTSFNRSSSGNSSFNSNVSGSFGENRQGSYNASVGHSTGSNNVGGGLNYNLPVANLNASVSQASGSRQLSVGASGGVVLHKGGVAFSQQLGDTIGIVEVPNAEGAQIGNAVGVKTNAKGFAVVPYLSPYRRNDVTVDPKGLPLDIDLKVASVMTVPTAGAIVKVTVPTVSGRSALIEAPQDNGQPLPFGVEVTNEAGEVVGVVGQGSRLWVRGVEEKGRLSVNWGQGAAQQCAIDYSLAGVASGELVVTKCRVDVLTKNRNLTPLAARAAR; this is encoded by the coding sequence ATGTCCACGTTGCTGTTGCCGTCGGCTGCTATGGCGTCACAGGCGGTTGAGTTCAACCGCAACTTCCTGTACGGCAAATCCGCTCAGCAGGTTGATCTGGATCGTTTCGAGAAGGGCGACACGTTGCCGGGCACCTATAGTGCCGACGTCCGTATCAACGGCACGACCGTTGGCCGCCGTGACGTGGAAGTGCGCGCCATGGACAACGGCAGTACCGCCATCTGCCTGACGCCCGAGCTGGTGGAGCTATTCGGCCTGAACGCCACGCGTGTGGAAGCCAGGCGGGTTGTGTCGGAGCAAACCGGCGAGGCGACACAACTGCGCCCGCTGCCCAAAGAGACGTTCTGCGATGCCCTGTCCAACTACATTCCCGACGCCACCGTCAGCTTTGACGCTGGTGAGCAGGTGCTCGACGTCAGCATTCCGCAGGCCTATCTGGCACGCGATCCGCGCGGGTGGGTGAGCCCGGAGCTTTGGGACGACGGCGTTACTGCCGCGCGCGTAGGCTACAGCGCCAACCACCTGCGCTTGAACAGCAGCGGCGGTGACAGCAACTACACCACCAGCGTGGTGCTCAATGCGGGCGCAAACGTGGGGGCATGGCGCTTCCGTCACGACGGCTATCTCTCGGACACCAGCGGCGCTGGCACGCACTACAGTGCGGGGCGTACCTACGTTCAGCGCGCCGTGCCAAAGTTGGAAGCGCAGCTCACGCTGGGTGACTTCACCACCAACGGCGATATTTTCGACAGCGTTAACTATCGCGGTGCCAACATCAGCAGCGATGAGCGGATGCTGCCCGATTCCCAGAGCAGCTACGCGCCCGTTGTACGTGGTATCGCGCAGACCAACGCGCGCGTGACGGTCCGCCAGCTTGGCACGGTCGTCTACGAAACCATGGTGTCGCCAGGCCCGTTTGAGATCGCCGACCTGTACGGCACGGCTTACGGTGGTGACCTGCAGGTTGAGGTGACCGAGGCCGACGGCCGCGTGCAGCGTTTCACCGTGCCCTTTGCCGCCGTTCCACAACTGCTGCGCGAAGGCCAGCAGCGCTACAGCGTGACGGCCGGCAAGTTGCGCAATGCCACCACATACAGCGAGCCCGGTTTTGTGGAGGCAACGCTGCGTCGCGGCATCAGCAACCAGGTCACGCTCTTTGGCGGCGTGACGGCATCTCAAGGCTACGGGGCTGCGCTGTTTGGCGGCGCGGTCAATACGCGCTTGGGTGCCTTCTCGGGGGACGTGACCGCGTCCAGGACAAACCTGCCCGGCCAGATGCCCGGCTTTGGCAGCACCATGTCGGGTCAGTCCTACCGCGTGACCTACAGCAAGAACATGGTCTCCACCGGCACCTATTTCTCGGTGGCGGCCTATCGGTACTCCACGCAGGGCTACCTGTCGCTGTCGGACGCGGCGCGCCTGCGTGGCAGCCTGAACGCCGGGCTGGACGGGCAGAATGTGCAACGCCAACGCAGCCGTGTTGATCTGACCGTCAACCAGCGGTTGGGCGAAGGCAACGGCTCGCTGTATATCAGCGGCAGCAGCGCCAACTATTGGAGCAACAGCCAACGCACCACCAGCTACTCGGCCGGCTACAGCAACTCGTGGCGCCGTATCAACTACAACATCAACGTTCAACGCACGACGGAACAATCGCTGTTCAATGGTGGCAATACGCGCACCAACAACACCATCAGCCTGAACGTGAGTATTCCGCTGGGCAAGGTGGGCAGCAACGCACCGTCGATGAGCACCAGCTTCAACCGCAGCAGCAGCGGCAATTCAAGCTTCAACAGCAACGTGAGCGGCAGCTTTGGTGAAAACCGCCAGGGCAGCTATAACGCCTCGGTGGGGCATAGCACCGGCAGCAACAACGTGGGTGGCGGCCTGAACTACAACCTGCCGGTTGCCAACCTCAATGCCAGCGTCAGCCAGGCATCGGGCAGCCGCCAGTTGTCGGTGGGCGCTTCGGGCGGCGTGGTGTTGCACAAGGGTGGTGTGGCGTTCTCGCAGCAGTTGGGCGACACCATTGGTATTGTGGAAGTACCCAATGCGGAAGGCGCGCAGATTGGTAACGCGGTGGGTGTGAAAACCAACGCCAAGGGGTTTGCCGTGGTGCCGTATCTGAGCCCCTACCGCCGCAACGACGTCACGGTGGACCCGAAGGGTCTGCCGTTGGACATCGATCTGAAGGTGGCCTCCGTGATGACGGTGCCCACCGCCGGCGCAATCGTGAAGGTGACGGTGCCCACCGTCAGCGGTCGCAGTGCGCTGATCGAGGCGCCGCAAGACAACGGTCAACCGCTGCCGTTTGGTGTGGAAGTGACCAACGAAGCCGGCGAAGTGGTGGGCGTGGTGGGCCAGGGCAGCCGGTTGTGGGTGCGTGGTGTGGAAGAAAAGGGGCGCCTGTCTGTGAACTGGGGTCAAGGTGCCGCACAGCAGTGTGCGATCGACTACAGCCTGGCAGGCGTGGCCAGCGGCGAACTGGTGGTTACCAAGTGTCGTGTGGATGTGTTGACGAAGAACCGGAACTTGACGCCGCTTGCGGCAAGAGCGGCTCGCTAA
- a CDS encoding fimbrial protein yields MQYNGGNSLTDTTVIAPDAGRAKIAVFETGVPGIGIAVAGAAYGNTICATCTNYQAYSSLSNQLSYASAGYSNGGTSPYTGRPPIAERVAVALVRTKGPVGAGPIDLDGVVIAKSRMGVTGSPPPLNYFGTVLETEYVLGGKTSVVRPSCTTSDVEVNFGAIPAANFTGVGSTPAQRDFNLTLTGCPAIATMTYQLDSVITPVDEANGVLALNTGGATGLGVRVRRISGSTESTLAFGTAYAVPGFAGLAGNYTVPLRAALYQTESIVTPGKIEAEATFTIDYR; encoded by the coding sequence ATGCAGTACAACGGAGGCAATAGCCTTACTGATACGACTGTGATTGCTCCGGATGCAGGTCGTGCCAAGATTGCCGTATTCGAGACCGGCGTGCCAGGAATTGGTATTGCGGTTGCAGGAGCCGCCTATGGCAACACGATCTGTGCCACTTGCACTAACTACCAAGCCTATAGCTCCCTCTCGAACCAATTGTCCTATGCATCGGCTGGATATAGCAATGGTGGTACCTCGCCGTACACCGGAAGACCGCCGATTGCCGAGCGGGTCGCGGTCGCACTGGTACGGACGAAAGGTCCGGTGGGTGCTGGACCCATTGACCTGGATGGTGTTGTCATTGCGAAATCTCGGATGGGTGTTACTGGCTCGCCGCCGCCGCTCAACTACTTTGGCACAGTCCTAGAGACGGAATACGTCCTAGGAGGAAAGACCAGCGTAGTCCGACCTTCATGCACCACTTCCGATGTTGAGGTGAACTTTGGCGCCATTCCGGCTGCCAACTTCACCGGCGTGGGTTCTACCCCGGCACAGCGCGATTTCAATTTAACCCTGACCGGTTGCCCCGCGATTGCGACCATGACTTACCAGTTGGACTCGGTGATCACGCCCGTAGACGAGGCGAATGGTGTACTGGCACTGAACACGGGTGGCGCAACCGGCCTCGGTGTGCGCGTGCGGCGCATTAGCGGCAGTACGGAAAGCACGCTGGCGTTTGGCACGGCATATGCGGTGCCCGGTTTTGCTGGCTTGGCCGGCAACTATACGGTTCCGTTGCGCGCAGCCCTGTATCAGACGGAGTCCATTGTGACCCCGGGAAAAATCGAGGCAGAGGCAACGTTTACAATCGACTACCGTTGA
- a CDS encoding fimbrial biogenesis chaperone — protein sequence MEMAYMKPRALARALAGVVLACSTSLTAHAGSDGGGTNLGVTRVVLTQADREQTLPIIHSGKRPALFQLWLDQGDRFADPAQLKIPFVVSKPFFRLEPNSQQAIRILTVDRAALATDREALFYINVLHVPERSNTVDAKLNLAVRSRIKLFYRPSGLPGSAAEAPAMLRWRWVGQGNDRKLHIENPTPWHVNLATVELGDAKTPLEPGDGVVPPLSSIELPVPGQAPQQGEGRLSFTWIDDSGSAQKTDAQIAP from the coding sequence ATGGAGATGGCGTACATGAAACCACGGGCGCTTGCGCGTGCTTTGGCCGGTGTGGTGCTGGCTTGCAGTACATCGTTGACCGCCCACGCTGGCAGTGACGGCGGTGGCACCAACCTTGGTGTAACCCGCGTCGTCCTGACGCAGGCTGACCGCGAACAAACGCTGCCGATCATCCATTCGGGTAAGCGCCCAGCGTTGTTTCAACTCTGGTTGGATCAGGGGGACCGCTTTGCCGATCCCGCGCAGCTGAAAATCCCCTTCGTGGTGTCGAAGCCGTTTTTTCGGCTCGAGCCCAACAGCCAGCAGGCGATCCGGATTCTGACGGTTGACCGCGCAGCGTTGGCAACCGATCGTGAGGCCCTGTTTTATATCAACGTGCTGCATGTGCCGGAGCGCTCCAACACAGTCGATGCCAAGCTGAATCTGGCTGTCAGATCGCGCATCAAACTGTTCTATCGCCCGTCAGGTCTGCCCGGCAGCGCTGCCGAAGCGCCGGCCATGTTGCGTTGGCGCTGGGTGGGGCAGGGTAACGACCGCAAGCTGCATATCGAGAACCCGACGCCGTGGCATGTCAACCTGGCGACTGTCGAGTTGGGTGACGCAAAGACGCCGTTGGAACCGGGCGATGGCGTGGTGCCGCCGTTGTCCTCCATTGAGTTGCCGGTACCTGGCCAAGCGCCTCAGCAAGGCGAGGGCAGACTCTCTTTTACGTGGATCGACGATTCCGGTAGTGCCCAGAAAACCGACGCGCAAATTGCGCCCTAA
- a CDS encoding YadA family autotransporter adhesin, protein MNKIYRSVWNTTTNTWTAAAETAKSHSKGSARAARSVLAALVQGGAAMGGASAAEVCTTEDGKRGALDATGACRVTTSSSEAIGTMGSIGATATLDDAYIKVGNGNGAWGNAAISGNAANIAIGAGSQSSGTNSVAASVAVGALSKATGDSSTALGSDTTASGLTSTAVGSNTSATHSNSVALGYQSATDRADSVSVGSTSKQRQITNMAAGTQANDAVNVSQLKSSVEALGGGATINPDGTIKAPSYTLANGGTQTTVGGALGALDGAITTTNNNVAANKTSIENIRTDLSSGTLGLVRQAAAGADLTVGEDIDGAAVNFAGKAGNRTLTGVANGAVSATSADAVNGSQLHGVSTSVASAIGAGSTVNADGSITAPSFTVGDGKGGTTTVNNVGAVVSNLDGRTTKNESDIGSIRDDMNSGSIGLVKQATPTSNITVAADSGGSVVNFANNTGGNRVLSGVAAGIGNNDAVSVGQLKSVIGYNIVDPLDPLMAVRYDDASMKSVTFGTDSMGIFLNNVRGGDISAGSLQAVNGGQLYAMQQDFNSRFGKLDDRVKDIESGSGVGPGLPPGGGAEEGSGGPGSIVVGDGADASGKNSSAIGSGAVASGENASAIGNGAVASGKDSTAIGQGAQATHESSMALGTGSQTSRENEVSIGAPGAERYLGNVKDGELDHDAVNVRQLRGVQNQVDTNRRDAMGGTAAAMAVAGLPQSSMPGKTFMAISGSTYGGEQGTAVGVSYMSKDGRWLVKSAVNTSTRGEVGAVVGGGFYW, encoded by the coding sequence ATGAACAAAATCTATCGCTCCGTTTGGAACACCACCACCAACACGTGGACGGCCGCTGCTGAAACAGCGAAGTCGCATTCGAAGGGTTCGGCCCGCGCAGCGCGAAGCGTGCTGGCTGCGCTCGTGCAGGGTGGCGCAGCCATGGGCGGCGCATCGGCGGCCGAGGTTTGCACTACGGAAGATGGCAAGCGTGGCGCGCTTGATGCGACAGGAGCATGCCGAGTGACCACGTCCTCCAGCGAGGCAATCGGCACGATGGGCTCTATCGGCGCTACGGCTACCTTGGACGATGCCTATATCAAAGTAGGCAATGGCAACGGCGCATGGGGCAACGCAGCCATCTCGGGCAATGCTGCCAATATTGCGATCGGTGCAGGGTCCCAATCATCAGGTACGAACAGCGTGGCTGCTTCGGTGGCTGTCGGCGCCCTATCGAAAGCGACGGGCGACTCCTCCACCGCGCTGGGCTCGGACACTACGGCGAGTGGACTAACGTCGACTGCAGTTGGCAGCAACACCAGCGCCACGCATTCCAATAGCGTTGCCTTGGGCTATCAGTCGGCAACCGACAGGGCAGACAGCGTGTCGGTTGGCTCTACATCAAAACAACGTCAGATCACCAACATGGCCGCCGGCACGCAGGCCAACGACGCCGTCAACGTGTCGCAGCTCAAGTCGTCGGTGGAAGCACTGGGCGGCGGCGCAACGATCAACCCGGACGGCACCATCAAGGCACCCAGCTACACGCTCGCCAACGGCGGCACACAAACCACCGTGGGCGGTGCGCTGGGCGCACTGGATGGCGCTATCACCACCACCAACAACAACGTCGCGGCCAACAAAACATCCATCGAAAACATCCGCACTGACCTGAGCAGCGGTACGCTCGGCCTCGTGCGGCAAGCCGCTGCCGGTGCTGACCTGACGGTGGGCGAGGACATCGACGGCGCCGCGGTCAACTTTGCTGGCAAAGCGGGCAACCGCACGCTGACGGGTGTGGCCAACGGTGCGGTCTCGGCCACCAGCGCTGATGCGGTCAACGGTTCGCAACTGCATGGCGTGTCCACCAGCGTGGCCTCGGCCATCGGCGCGGGCTCGACGGTCAACGCAGATGGTTCGATCACGGCACCGAGCTTTACCGTGGGGGATGGCAAAGGCGGCACGACCACGGTCAACAACGTGGGGGCCGTGGTGAGCAACCTCGACGGCCGCACGACGAAAAACGAATCCGACATCGGCAGCATCCGCGATGATATGAACAGCGGCTCTATCGGTCTCGTCAAGCAAGCCACGCCGACGAGCAACATCACCGTGGCAGCGGACTCGGGCGGCTCGGTGGTCAACTTTGCCAACAACACGGGCGGCAACCGCGTGCTCAGCGGCGTGGCGGCCGGCATCGGCAACAACGATGCGGTGAGCGTTGGGCAGCTCAAGTCGGTGATTGGCTACAACATCGTTGATCCGCTGGACCCGCTGATGGCGGTGCGTTATGACGACGCCAGCATGAAATCCGTCACGTTCGGCACGGACTCCATGGGCATCTTCCTGAACAACGTGCGTGGCGGTGATATCTCGGCGGGCAGCCTGCAGGCTGTCAACGGCGGGCAGCTGTACGCCATGCAGCAGGATTTCAACAGCCGCTTTGGCAAACTGGACGACCGCGTGAAGGACATCGAAAGCGGCAGCGGCGTGGGCCCTGGTTTGCCTCCGGGCGGCGGTGCCGAAGAAGGCTCGGGCGGCCCGGGCTCGATCGTGGTGGGCGACGGTGCAGATGCCTCGGGCAAGAACAGCTCGGCCATCGGTTCGGGGGCGGTTGCCTCGGGTGAGAACGCTTCGGCAATCGGCAACGGTGCGGTGGCGTCGGGCAAGGACAGCACGGCGATTGGCCAGGGTGCGCAGGCGACCCACGAAAGCTCGATGGCACTGGGCACGGGCTCGCAAACCAGCCGTGAAAATGAGGTGTCGATTGGTGCACCAGGTGCTGAACGCTATCTCGGCAACGTCAAGGATGGCGAGCTGGACCATGATGCGGTGAATGTGCGTCAGCTTCGAGGCGTGCAGAACCAGGTCGATACCAACCGCCGTGATGCCATGGGTGGTACGGCTGCTGCGATGGCGGTGGCTGGCTTGCCGCAGTCGTCAATGCCGGGCAAGACGTTCATGGCCATCTCGGGCAGCACCTACGGTGGCGAGCAAGGCACCGCAGTGGGCGTGTCGTACATGTCCAAGGACGGCCGCTGGCTCGTCAAGAGCGCGGTCAACACCAGCACCCGCGGTGAAGTTGGCGCGGTGGTAGGTGGCGGCTTCTACTGGTAA